A single genomic interval of Noviherbaspirillum cavernae harbors:
- a CDS encoding PHA/PHB synthase family protein, whose amino-acid sequence MLLSRPPSDAHIAGEQHAADAHLSSALPLHESDGDAVSPASIDRLMHAFMGRLTSSISPSSLALAYIDWASHLAQAPGKWGQLAEKAMRKTGRLQLYAARASVGKATERCIEPLPHDRRFNDPAWQRWPYNVIHQSFLLHQQWWHNATTGIGGVSPHHQNMVSFVSRQLLDMMSPVNFIATNPEVLETTIEEGGQNFVRGAATLLEDWERAVGGKPPAGTEAFQPGKQLAVTRGQVVYRNRLMELIQYTPATPEVLAEPILIVPAWIMKYYVLDLSPANSLVKYLVERGHTVFMISWHNPTAKDRDMGMDDYLHSGVLEALNAVQTIVPERPVNAVGYCLGGTLVSIMAAYFAQREDSRLNSMTLFAAQTDFTEAGELRLFIDDSQLNFLDDIMWDQGYLDNRQMAGAFQLLRSHDLIWSRIINQYLMGRPAPMNDLMAWNADATRMPYRMQSEYLRSLFLNNDLYAGRYKVRGRPVALSDIDLPIFVVATESDHVAPWRSVYKINVIVDADLTFLLTNGGHNAGIVSEPGHEGRHFRVSRWLHGDKYVDPDRWFLGTPAVEGSWWPVWADWLASNSEGWVAPPAMGAADKGYPPLGPAPGSYVLER is encoded by the coding sequence ATGCTTCTGTCCCGGCCGCCAAGCGATGCGCATATTGCCGGCGAGCAGCACGCGGCCGACGCGCATCTGTCATCAGCCCTGCCTCTGCACGAATCCGACGGCGATGCCGTTTCACCGGCCAGCATCGATCGGCTGATGCATGCTTTCATGGGGCGGCTGACGTCGTCGATTTCCCCATCCAGCCTTGCGCTCGCCTATATCGACTGGGCGTCGCACCTCGCGCAGGCCCCCGGCAAGTGGGGGCAGCTTGCCGAAAAGGCGATGCGCAAGACGGGCCGCCTGCAACTGTATGCGGCGCGCGCGTCGGTCGGCAAGGCGACGGAACGCTGCATCGAACCGCTGCCGCACGATCGCCGCTTCAACGATCCTGCGTGGCAGCGCTGGCCGTACAACGTTATCCATCAATCCTTCCTCCTGCATCAGCAATGGTGGCATAACGCGACCACCGGCATCGGCGGCGTATCGCCGCATCATCAGAACATGGTGTCATTCGTGAGCCGGCAATTGCTCGACATGATGTCGCCCGTCAATTTCATTGCGACCAATCCGGAAGTGCTGGAGACGACGATCGAGGAAGGCGGGCAGAATTTTGTACGCGGTGCCGCCACCTTGCTGGAAGACTGGGAACGCGCAGTCGGCGGCAAGCCGCCGGCGGGTACCGAAGCGTTTCAACCAGGGAAACAGCTTGCCGTGACCCGCGGACAAGTGGTGTACCGCAACCGCCTGATGGAATTGATCCAGTACACACCGGCAACACCCGAGGTCCTTGCGGAGCCGATCCTGATCGTGCCGGCGTGGATCATGAAGTACTACGTCCTCGATCTCTCTCCCGCCAATTCGCTGGTGAAGTATCTCGTCGAGCGCGGCCACACAGTGTTCATGATTTCGTGGCACAACCCGACGGCGAAGGATCGCGACATGGGCATGGATGATTATCTGCACAGCGGCGTGCTCGAAGCCCTGAATGCCGTGCAGACCATCGTGCCGGAACGGCCGGTCAATGCGGTCGGCTACTGCCTTGGCGGCACCCTGGTATCGATCATGGCGGCGTACTTTGCGCAGCGCGAGGATTCGCGCCTGAATTCGATGACGCTGTTCGCGGCGCAGACCGACTTCACCGAAGCGGGCGAGCTGCGCCTCTTCATCGACGACAGCCAGCTCAATTTTCTCGACGACATCATGTGGGATCAGGGCTATCTCGACAACCGCCAGATGGCCGGTGCGTTCCAGTTGCTGCGCTCGCATGACCTGATCTGGTCGCGCATCATCAATCAATACCTGATGGGACGGCCCGCGCCGATGAACGATCTGATGGCGTGGAATGCCGATGCCACGCGCATGCCTTACCGCATGCAAAGCGAGTATCTGCGCTCGCTGTTCCTCAACAACGATCTGTACGCGGGGCGCTACAAGGTGCGGGGCAGGCCGGTGGCATTGAGCGATATCGATCTGCCGATCTTCGTGGTGGCGACGGAGTCCGACCATGTCGCGCCGTGGCGCTCGGTCTACAAGATCAATGTGATCGTCGATGCCGATCTGACTTTCCTGTTGACCAATGGCGGCCATAATGCGGGCATCGTGAGCGAACCGGGACACGAAGGCCGCCATTTCCGAGTATCGCGCTGGCTGCATGGTGACAAGTACGTCGATCCGGACCGATGGTTCCTCGGCACGCCCGCCGTCGAAGGCTCGTGGTGGCCGGTGTGGGCGGACTGGCTGGCGAGCAATTCAGAGGGGTGGGTCGCGCCGCCCGCAATGGGGGCGGCAGACAAGGGCTATCCGCCGCTTGGGCCGGCGCCCGGTAGCTATGTGCTGGAACGCTGA
- a CDS encoding VOC family protein, which yields MWFDDHAEEAVTFYTGIFQNSKITKISRYGEAGKEFHGKEPGTVMAISFELNGQPFSALNGGPMFKFNEAISFQIDCATQEEVDHYWSRLSAGGDEQAQQCGWLKDKYGVSWQIVPSVLIEMLGDADTVKSQRAMTAMLQMKKFDIAALKRAYAG from the coding sequence CTGTGGTTTGACGACCATGCCGAAGAGGCCGTCACGTTTTACACGGGAATTTTTCAAAATTCGAAAATCACGAAAATCTCCCGCTATGGCGAGGCAGGGAAGGAGTTTCACGGGAAAGAACCGGGAACGGTGATGGCGATTTCTTTCGAGCTGAACGGGCAGCCATTCTCTGCGCTTAACGGCGGTCCGATGTTCAAGTTCAACGAGGCGATTTCGTTCCAGATCGATTGCGCGACGCAGGAAGAGGTGGATCACTACTGGAGCAGGCTCTCTGCCGGCGGCGATGAGCAGGCGCAGCAGTGCGGCTGGCTCAAGGACAAGTACGGCGTTTCCTGGCAGATTGTGCCGAGCGTCTTGATCGAGATGCTCGGTGATGCCGATACGGTGAAGTCGCAACGGGCCATGACGGCGATGTTGCAGATGAAGAAGTTCGACATCGCTGCGCTCAAGCGCGCTTATGCCGGTTAG
- a CDS encoding CHASE2 domain-containing protein, translated as MLRRLFSKHGTRWTLGLVLTVLACAQTLGMFPATLTDRIDLFFYDMRIRVQPAAPDPRIVIVDIDDKSIAEVGRWPWSRNVIADFVTKLADHYHARTIAFDVLFSEADTSSGYGVLEGLAKGELKEFAAFGERLKTLKASLDYDGRLAAALHERPVVLSYFLSNRAHKGLLPAPAFTASELNGNALDVLPWKGYEGALPALQRTAKAGGYMNTEIDPDGLLRSIPLVAQIDNSYYESLALATARVALGATAIRPVFLSDDVRSDQAQREYGVLESLRLNTLPRQTVIPVEREIKALIQYRGRGGPDGGTFRYIAAADVLKGRVPLQDLENKIVLVGTTAAGLKDLRATPVNSEYPGVEAHANMVASILDGDFKQRPDFAAAIDLLQVIALGVTLTVALSLLTPVWSILFSLTMAAAIGAFNFWMYQAHDMVLPVANALLLIAGLFVVNIAWGYLFEHRKGRAMVNLFGEYVAPELVAEMAANPNSYSMEGESRELTVLFADVRGFTTISEGLDPNTLREYINIYLTAMSENIRGNRGTLDKYIGDAVMAFWGAPVTLPDHAARAVATALQMQATAASLNRDFLARGWPALRIGIGLNTGEMRVGDMGSKIRRAYTVMGDAVNLSSRLEGITKVYGVGITVGEGTMRAAPDFAYRELDRVKVKGKNEPVPIFEPIALKTQLDAGVRDNLEKWHEALALIRAQRWDEAESRVRALHDSAPDDGLYLLYLERIAHYREHPPGTDWDGVTTFETK; from the coding sequence ATCTTGCGCAGGCTATTTTCCAAACACGGTACCCGCTGGACCCTTGGCCTCGTCCTCACTGTACTGGCCTGTGCGCAGACGCTGGGCATGTTTCCCGCAACGCTGACGGACCGCATCGACCTGTTTTTCTACGACATGCGCATACGGGTGCAGCCCGCCGCGCCGGACCCGCGCATCGTCATCGTCGATATCGACGACAAGAGCATCGCCGAAGTGGGACGCTGGCCGTGGAGCCGCAATGTGATCGCCGATTTCGTGACGAAACTGGCGGACCACTATCACGCAAGGACGATTGCCTTCGACGTGCTGTTCAGCGAAGCGGATACCAGTTCGGGTTATGGCGTGCTGGAAGGGCTTGCCAAGGGAGAGTTGAAGGAGTTTGCGGCCTTCGGCGAACGACTCAAGACGCTGAAAGCCTCGCTCGACTATGACGGACGACTTGCCGCGGCATTGCACGAGCGTCCCGTCGTGCTGTCGTATTTTCTTTCCAACCGTGCGCATAAAGGACTTCTCCCCGCGCCCGCGTTCACCGCGTCAGAGCTGAACGGCAATGCGCTCGACGTGTTGCCGTGGAAGGGATACGAGGGTGCCTTGCCCGCCTTGCAGCGGACGGCAAAGGCCGGCGGATACATGAACACCGAGATTGATCCCGACGGCCTGCTGCGCTCGATACCGCTCGTCGCGCAGATCGACAACAGCTATTACGAATCGCTTGCACTGGCCACCGCGCGCGTTGCCCTTGGCGCGACCGCGATCCGGCCCGTCTTTCTTTCCGACGACGTCAGATCGGACCAGGCGCAGCGCGAATACGGCGTGCTGGAATCGCTCCGCCTCAACACCTTGCCTCGACAGACCGTGATTCCGGTCGAACGCGAGATCAAGGCGCTGATCCAGTACCGCGGCCGTGGCGGCCCGGACGGCGGGACGTTCCGCTACATTGCCGCAGCGGACGTGCTCAAGGGCAGGGTACCTTTGCAGGATCTCGAAAATAAAATCGTGCTCGTCGGCACAACCGCCGCCGGTCTGAAGGATTTGCGCGCGACACCGGTCAACAGCGAATATCCGGGAGTGGAAGCCCACGCCAACATGGTCGCGTCGATCCTCGACGGCGACTTCAAGCAGCGTCCGGACTTTGCCGCGGCCATTGATCTGCTGCAGGTGATCGCGCTCGGCGTCACGCTCACGGTGGCACTGTCGCTGCTGACGCCGGTCTGGTCCATCCTGTTCTCGCTGACGATGGCGGCTGCCATCGGCGCGTTCAATTTCTGGATGTATCAAGCGCACGACATGGTGCTGCCGGTCGCCAACGCACTGCTGCTGATCGCCGGCCTGTTCGTCGTGAATATCGCATGGGGCTACCTGTTCGAGCACCGCAAGGGTCGCGCGATGGTCAACCTGTTCGGCGAATACGTCGCGCCGGAACTGGTCGCGGAAATGGCCGCCAATCCCAACAGCTACAGCATGGAAGGCGAGAGCCGCGAACTGACCGTGTTGTTCGCCGATGTGCGCGGTTTCACCACGATTTCCGAAGGGCTCGACCCGAATACGCTGCGCGAATACATCAACATCTATCTCACCGCGATGTCGGAAAACATCCGCGGCAATCGCGGCACGCTCGACAAGTACATCGGAGATGCGGTGATGGCCTTCTGGGGGGCGCCGGTCACGCTGCCTGATCACGCCGCCCGCGCGGTCGCCACCGCGCTCCAGATGCAGGCTACCGCCGCATCGCTGAACAGGGATTTCCTCGCGCGCGGCTGGCCGGCACTCAGGATCGGCATCGGCCTGAACACCGGCGAAATGCGCGTCGGCGACATGGGCTCAAAAATCCGCCGTGCCTACACGGTCATGGGCGATGCGGTGAATCTGTCGTCACGACTGGAAGGCATCACCAAGGTCTATGGTGTCGGCATCACCGTCGGCGAAGGCACGATGCGCGCCGCGCCGGATTTCGCCTATCGTGAACTGGATCGCGTGAAGGTGAAGGGGAAGAACGAACCGGTGCCGATCTTCGAACCGATTGCGCTGAAGACACAGCTGGATGCTGGTGTCAGGGACAATCTCGAAAAGTGGCATGAGGCGCTGGCGCTGATCCGCGCGCAGCGATGGGATGAGGCGGAGAGCCGCGTGCGTGCGCTGCATGACAGCGCTCCGGATGACGGCTTGTACCTGCTTTATCTCGAGCGCATCGCGCATTATCGCGAGCATCCGCCCGGGACTGATTGGGATGGCGTTACGACCTTCGAGACGAAGTAA
- the trxC gene encoding thioredoxin TrxC, protein MSDSLHIVCPHCATVNRVPAVKLHEQPVCGKCGRGMFNGHPAELDGAGFARHIERNDIPVLVDFWAPWCGPCRMMAPAYAQAAQMLEPDMRVVKLNTEAAQDIAARYAIRSIPTLALFKSGREVARQAGAMDAGRIVAWARAHAG, encoded by the coding sequence ATGAGCGATTCGCTGCATATCGTCTGCCCGCACTGCGCCACGGTGAACCGCGTGCCTGCCGTCAAATTGCATGAGCAGCCCGTTTGCGGAAAATGCGGGCGCGGCATGTTCAACGGGCATCCCGCCGAGCTCGATGGCGCGGGATTCGCCAGGCACATCGAGCGCAATGACATTCCGGTACTGGTGGATTTCTGGGCGCCGTGGTGCGGCCCCTGTCGCATGATGGCACCGGCCTATGCGCAGGCGGCACAGATGCTGGAGCCTGACATGCGCGTGGTCAAGCTCAATACCGAAGCAGCGCAGGACATTGCTGCGCGCTATGCAATTCGCAGCATCCCCACGCTGGCATTATTCAAGAGCGGGCGTGAAGTCGCGCGTCAGGCCGGCGCGATGGATGCCGGCCGAATTGTGGCGTGGGCCAGGGCGCATGCAGGATGA
- a CDS encoding GAF and HD-GYP domain-containing protein → MTDLAHAEVADRLEKLTELSVELGAGHDITVLLERILLAAKSMTHADGGTLYRVSADGQQLCFTISINDSLGMYQGGENGKAIDLPPIPLVTESGGKNLSAVAAFAANTRTSVSIDDVYKADGFNFSGMRKFDAQYRYHSESFLTVPMQDHEGELLGVMQFINAKDPATGRTRPFTATDLRFVEALASQAAIAINNRNLIARLEDLFESFVKMINIGLDEKSPHTGRHCEQVPVLTMMLAEAAHRTDSGPLAAFAMTENDRRQLWLAGLLHDCGKITTPVHVVEKATKLETICDRIHLVDTRFEVLKRDAQLRALNKRLAVPGDPLRDVEIERELESELARLDDDRAFLRRANFGNEGMSPEDQQRVRDIALHRWTGPDGRERNLLDDEEIANLTIRAGTLNPQERDIINNHIAVTIRMLESLPWPKHLRDVPAYAGGHHERMDGKGYPRGLRGDQMPVQARMMAIADIFEALTAKDRPYKKGKNLSESLEILGGFVLRNHIDPDLFDVFIREKVYLDYARRFMDPAQIDEVDESRIPGYKS, encoded by the coding sequence ATGACAGACCTTGCGCATGCCGAAGTCGCCGACAGGCTGGAGAAGCTGACCGAGCTCAGTGTGGAGCTCGGCGCCGGCCACGACATCACGGTGCTGCTGGAGCGGATCCTGCTCGCCGCCAAGAGCATGACGCACGCCGACGGCGGCACGCTGTATCGCGTCAGCGCCGACGGACAGCAGCTGTGCTTCACGATTTCCATCAATGATTCGCTCGGCATGTACCAGGGCGGCGAGAACGGCAAGGCGATCGACCTTCCGCCCATTCCGCTCGTCACCGAAAGCGGCGGCAAAAACCTGAGCGCAGTCGCGGCATTCGCGGCCAACACCAGAACCTCGGTCAGCATCGACGATGTCTACAAAGCCGACGGCTTCAACTTCTCCGGCATGCGCAAGTTCGACGCGCAGTACCGCTATCACTCCGAATCCTTCCTGACCGTGCCGATGCAGGATCACGAGGGCGAGCTGCTCGGCGTGATGCAGTTCATCAATGCAAAAGACCCGGCCACCGGCAGGACGCGGCCATTCACCGCAACCGACCTGCGTTTCGTCGAGGCGCTTGCGTCGCAGGCGGCCATCGCGATCAACAATCGCAACCTGATTGCGCGGCTGGAGGATTTGTTCGAGTCCTTCGTGAAGATGATCAACATCGGCCTCGACGAAAAATCGCCGCACACCGGCCGTCATTGCGAGCAGGTCCCCGTGTTGACCATGATGCTGGCCGAAGCCGCGCATCGCACCGACAGCGGACCGCTGGCGGCATTCGCGATGACCGAGAATGACCGCCGGCAATTGTGGCTTGCGGGCCTCCTGCACGATTGCGGCAAGATCACGACGCCGGTGCACGTGGTGGAGAAGGCGACCAAGCTGGAAACGATCTGCGACCGCATCCATCTGGTCGATACGCGCTTCGAAGTGCTCAAGAGAGACGCGCAGCTGAGGGCGCTGAACAAGCGTCTTGCGGTGCCGGGCGATCCCTTGCGCGACGTGGAGATCGAGCGCGAACTGGAAAGCGAACTGGCGCGGCTGGACGACGATCGCGCCTTCCTGCGCCGCGCCAACTTCGGCAACGAAGGCATGTCGCCGGAAGATCAGCAGCGGGTGCGCGACATTGCGTTGCATCGCTGGACCGGGCCGGATGGCAGGGAGCGCAATCTGCTCGACGACGAGGAAATCGCCAACCTGACGATACGCGCCGGCACGCTCAATCCGCAGGAGCGCGACATCATCAACAACCACATCGCCGTCACCATCAGGATGCTGGAGTCATTGCCGTGGCCGAAGCATCTGCGCGATGTGCCGGCGTACGCCGGCGGCCATCACGAGAGGATGGACGGCAAGGGTTATCCGCGCGGACTGCGCGGCGACCAGATGCCGGTGCAGGCGCGCATGATGGCGATCGCGGACATCTTCGAGGCCTTGACCGCGAAAGACCGTCCGTACAAGAAGGGAAAGAATCTGAGCGAGTCGCTGGAAATTCTCGGCGGCTTCGTTCTGCGCAACCACATCGATCCAGACCTGTTCGACGTATTCATCCGCGAGAAGGTGTATCTCGACTATGCGCGCCGCTTCATGGATCCCGCGCAGATCGACGAGGTCGATGAAAGCCGCATTCCCGGTTACAAGTCTTGA
- a CDS encoding lipid-transfer protein, with amino-acid sequence MSRKVIVAGVGMIPFAKPGASASYDEMGAQAGRLALEDAGVGYDDIQQAYAGYVYGDSTSGQKALYRIGMSGIPIVNVNNNCSTGSTALFLARQAIASGAADCVLALGFEQMSPGALGSVFQDRPSPFDQFDAVTDRLLGMPEIPLALRYFGGAGLSHMKKYGTKLETFAKIRAKASRHAANNPLALFRKLVSEEDVMSAPMLWPGVMTRLMACPPTCGGAAAVLVSEDFAKAKGLDTRVSIAAQAMTTDRAGTFESDDMMRVVGYDMTKEAAAKVYEAAGIGPDEVDVIELHDCFAQNELISYEALGLCPEGGAEKFVEDGDNTYGGRFVTNPSGGLLSKGHPLGATGLAQCFELTHQLRGTAGERGVPDARIALQHNLGLGGACVVTMYCRQ; translated from the coding sequence ATGAGTCGCAAGGTAATCGTCGCAGGTGTTGGCATGATCCCGTTCGCAAAACCCGGCGCGAGCGCGTCGTATGACGAGATGGGCGCGCAGGCCGGGCGGCTGGCGCTGGAAGATGCGGGAGTCGGTTACGACGACATTCAGCAAGCCTATGCCGGATACGTGTACGGCGATTCGACCAGCGGGCAGAAGGCGCTGTACCGGATCGGCATGAGCGGTATCCCTATCGTCAATGTGAACAACAACTGCTCGACCGGCTCGACCGCGCTGTTCCTTGCCCGCCAGGCGATCGCGAGCGGCGCGGCGGATTGCGTGCTGGCACTGGGTTTCGAACAGATGAGCCCCGGCGCACTGGGTTCCGTGTTCCAGGACCGGCCGAGTCCGTTCGATCAATTCGACGCAGTCACCGACAGGCTACTCGGTATGCCGGAAATTCCGTTGGCGCTGCGCTACTTCGGTGGCGCGGGATTGAGCCACATGAAGAAGTACGGCACGAAGCTGGAAACCTTCGCGAAGATACGCGCCAAGGCGAGCCGCCATGCCGCGAACAATCCGCTCGCGCTGTTCCGCAAGCTGGTGTCGGAAGAGGATGTGATGAGCGCGCCGATGCTCTGGCCCGGCGTGATGACGCGCCTGATGGCATGTCCGCCGACCTGCGGCGGCGCGGCGGCGGTGCTTGTCTCGGAAGACTTCGCGAAGGCGAAGGGGCTGGATACCCGCGTATCCATCGCGGCGCAGGCGATGACTACCGATCGCGCCGGCACCTTCGAGTCGGACGACATGATGCGCGTGGTCGGCTACGACATGACGAAGGAAGCGGCGGCAAAGGTGTACGAGGCAGCGGGCATCGGTCCCGACGAGGTGGATGTGATCGAGCTGCACGACTGCTTCGCGCAGAACGAGTTGATCAGCTACGAGGCGCTGGGCCTGTGCCCCGAAGGCGGCGCGGAAAAGTTCGTCGAGGATGGCGACAATACCTACGGTGGCAGGTTCGTCACCAATCCATCCGGCGGCCTGCTGTCAAAGGGACATCCGCTCGGCGCGACCGGCCTCGCGCAATGCTTCGAATTGACGCACCAATTGCGCGGCACCGCTGGCGAACGCGGCGTGCCGGATGCGCGCATCGCTCTGCAGCACAACCTCGGCCTTGGCGGCGCATGCGTGGTGACGATGTATTGCAGGCAGTAG
- a CDS encoding SDR family oxidoreductase, whose translation MTSNKIALVTGAGSGIGKHVALALLREGYSVVLAGRRREQLEQTAQLGAVAGARSLVVPTDVSDPASVKALFAQTKEAFGRLDLLFNNAGVFAVSVSLEDLPYEQWKAAVDVNLSGAFLCTQEAFKLMKEQQPRGGRIINNGSISAHAPRPNSVAYTSTKHAITGLTKSTSLDGRKYDIACGQIDIGNASTDMTETMSKGILQPNGALAIEATMDVEHVARAVLYMASLPLDANVQFMTVMATKMPFIGRG comes from the coding sequence ATGACATCGAACAAAATCGCTCTCGTTACCGGCGCGGGTTCCGGCATCGGCAAGCATGTCGCGCTTGCCTTGTTGCGCGAGGGCTATTCCGTGGTGCTGGCCGGACGCCGGCGCGAGCAGCTCGAACAGACCGCGCAACTGGGCGCGGTGGCCGGCGCGCGTTCGCTGGTGGTGCCGACGGACGTCAGCGACCCCGCCTCGGTAAAAGCGTTGTTCGCACAGACAAAGGAAGCCTTCGGCCGGCTCGACCTGTTGTTCAACAATGCGGGCGTGTTCGCCGTCTCCGTCTCGCTGGAAGACTTGCCGTATGAGCAATGGAAGGCGGCTGTCGATGTCAACCTGTCCGGCGCATTCCTGTGCACGCAGGAGGCGTTCAAATTAATGAAGGAGCAGCAGCCGCGCGGCGGCCGCATCATCAACAACGGCTCGATCTCGGCGCATGCGCCGCGTCCCAACTCGGTGGCCTACACCTCCACCAAGCACGCCATCACCGGCCTGACGAAATCGACCTCGCTGGACGGCAGGAAATATGACATCGCCTGCGGCCAGATCGATATCGGCAATGCCTCGACCGACATGACGGAAACCATGAGCAAGGGCATCCTGCAGCCGAACGGCGCGCTCGCGATCGAGGCGACGATGGATGTCGAACATGTCGCGCGTGCGGTGCTGTACATGGCGAGCCTGCCGCTGGATGCCAATGTGCAATTCATGACAGTGATGGCAACCAAGATGCCGTTCATCGGCAGGGGATGA
- a CDS encoding NADP-dependent malic enzyme, whose product MNQNESDTRKENQLREAALEYHRSPTRGKIEVVATKALSNQRDLSLAYSPGVAYACEEIARDPATAAEYTSRANLVAVVTNGTAVLGLGNIGPLAGKPVMEGKGCLFKKFAGIDVFDIELAEHDPDKLVDAIAMLEPTVGGINLEDIKAPECFYIERKLRERMNIPVFHDDQHGTAIISTAALLNGLKVVGKEIGTIKLAVSGAGAAAIACLDTMVSVGVKRENIFVTDSKGVIYIGREANMEVNKQRYAQQTDARTLADIIKGADVFLGCSTAGVLSGEMVKTMADRPIILALANPEPEIRPEVAKAARPDCIIATGRSDYPNQVNNVLCFPYIFRGALDCGASKITEEMKLACVKAIAELAEAETTDTVAAAYAGQELSFGPEYIIPKPFDPRLIEKIAPAVAKAAEESGVAARPIQNPAAYRQQLSTYVYHTGLIMKPVFSAAKNDPRRVAYAEGEEERVLRAVQTVVDEGLAKPTLIGRPHVIEMRIQKAGLRLKAGTDFELVNPEEDPRYRAYHEEYQRLRGRDGITPDMAKAALRRSNTLIGAMLMHMGDADAMLCGTIGRFDAHLEHVRDVIGMAPGVNALAAMNALMLEKYTLFITDTYVNDDPSAEELAAITKLAAKEVMRFGLQPKVAMLSHSMFGSSTRPSALKMRMARDILARSAPHLEVEGELQGDAALVEDVRRHFLPHSTLAGSANLLVMPTLDAANIAFNLLKITGGQGVTVGPILLGTAKPVHILNPAATTRRIVNMTAVAVADVIDAEKAG is encoded by the coding sequence ATGAACCAGAACGAATCCGACACACGCAAGGAAAACCAGCTGCGCGAAGCCGCGCTGGAATACCACCGCAGCCCGACGCGCGGCAAGATCGAAGTCGTCGCCACCAAGGCCCTGTCCAATCAGCGCGATCTTTCTCTCGCCTATTCGCCGGGCGTCGCCTACGCCTGCGAGGAAATTGCCAGGGATCCCGCCACCGCGGCTGAATATACGTCGCGCGCCAATCTCGTCGCGGTCGTCACCAACGGCACCGCCGTGCTCGGCCTGGGCAACATCGGCCCGCTCGCCGGCAAGCCGGTGATGGAAGGCAAGGGCTGTCTGTTCAAGAAGTTCGCCGGCATCGACGTGTTCGACATCGAGCTGGCGGAACACGATCCCGACAAGCTGGTGGATGCGATCGCGATGCTGGAGCCGACCGTCGGCGGCATCAACCTGGAGGACATCAAGGCGCCCGAATGCTTCTACATCGAACGGAAGCTGCGCGAGCGCATGAACATACCGGTCTTCCACGACGACCAGCACGGCACGGCGATCATTTCGACGGCGGCATTGCTCAATGGCTTGAAGGTGGTCGGCAAGGAAATCGGGACGATCAAGCTCGCCGTTTCCGGTGCAGGGGCTGCCGCCATCGCCTGTCTCGACACGATGGTCAGCGTCGGCGTCAAGCGCGAGAATATTTTCGTGACCGACTCGAAAGGCGTGATCTACATCGGCCGCGAGGCCAACATGGAAGTCAACAAGCAACGGTATGCGCAGCAAACCGATGCGCGCACGCTGGCCGACATCATCAAGGGCGCGGACGTGTTTCTCGGCTGCTCCACCGCCGGCGTGCTGTCCGGCGAGATGGTCAAGACCATGGCCGACAGGCCGATCATCCTCGCGCTCGCCAATCCCGAACCGGAGATCAGGCCGGAAGTGGCGAAGGCTGCGCGACCCGACTGCATCATCGCGACCGGTCGCTCCGACTATCCGAACCAGGTCAACAACGTGCTGTGCTTCCCGTACATCTTCCGCGGCGCGCTCGATTGCGGCGCGAGCAAGATCACCGAGGAGATGAAGCTGGCCTGCGTGAAGGCGATCGCGGAACTGGCCGAGGCCGAAACCACCGACACGGTGGCCGCCGCGTACGCCGGTCAGGAACTGAGTTTCGGACCGGAGTACATCATTCCCAAGCCCTTCGATCCGCGCTTGATTGAAAAGATCGCGCCGGCCGTGGCCAAGGCGGCAGAGGAATCCGGCGTGGCGGCGCGTCCGATCCAGAATCCGGCCGCATACCGCCAGCAGCTCAGTACATATGTCTATCACACCGGCCTCATCATGAAGCCGGTATTCTCTGCCGCAAAGAACGATCCCCGGCGCGTGGCGTATGCCGAGGGCGAGGAAGAGCGTGTCTTGCGCGCGGTGCAGACCGTGGTCGATGAAGGACTGGCGAAGCCGACGCTGATCGGACGACCGCACGTGATCGAGATGCGCATCCAGAAGGCGGGCCTGCGCCTGAAAGCGGGCACGGATTTCGAACTCGTCAACCCGGAGGAAGATCCGCGCTACCGCGCCTATCACGAGGAATATCAGCGTCTGCGCGGCCGCGACGGCATCACGCCTGACATGGCGAAGGCGGCATTGCGACGCTCGAATACGCTGATCGGCGCGATGCTGATGCATATGGGCGATGCCGACGCCATGTTGTGTGGCACGATCGGGCGCTTCGATGCCCATCTGGAACACGTGCGCGATGTGATCGGCATGGCCCCCGGCGTCAATGCGCTGGCAGCGATGAATGCGCTGATGCTGGAAAAGTACACGCTGTTCATCACCGACACCTACGTCAACGACGATCCGAGTGCCGAAGAACTCGCCGCTATCACGAAGCTGGCGGCGAAGGAAGTCATGCGCTTCGGCCTGCAGCCCAAGGTGGCGATGCTGTCGCACTCGATGTTCGGCTCGTCCACCCGGCCATCCGCGCTCAAGATGCGCATGGCGCGCGACATCCTCGCGCGTTCCGCGCCGCATCTGGAAGTCGAGGGCGAGCTGCAGGGCGATGCCGCGCTGGTGGAAGACGTGCGCCGTCACTTCCTGCCGCACAGCACGCTGGCCGGCAGCGCCAACCTGCTGGTGATGCCCACGCTGGACGCGGCTAACATCGCCTTCAACCTGCTGAAGATCACCGGCGGGCAGGGCGTGACGGTGGGGCCGATTTTGCTCGGTACGGCCAAGCCGGTGCATATCCTGAACCCTGCCGCCACCACGCGGCGCATCGTCAACATGACGGCGGTCGCGGTGGCCGACGTGATCGATGCGGAAAAGGCGGGTTGA